In Vigna angularis cultivar LongXiaoDou No.4 chromosome 8, ASM1680809v1, whole genome shotgun sequence, the DNA window TGTTTTTAAGTGGTCCAATCTGCTTTACTTTTGTGTTTTGAAGGTTGAGGTTGTTAGGTGGTCCCATTGGTAAGGTTGGACGACtatgttttgtattaaataaatgaatgaattgTGTTTTAACATTAATTGTTCATATTAGTCCTCATTTTAGTTAAATATGTGTGAATGTGATCCTCATGATGATGAGTGATGTGTgcataaaatggaagtggtCAAAAACAATATCAATACATGGGTACGTGAAAACATTAAGTTCATGGGTACATCAATATATTTTCACAATCAAAAGTCAATTCATGATTACACCATCAAGTTACATAATAACACATCATAACAGATCCAGTGCCAAATATATCAAAACATTATAAAGTATTTCAAAACATTACAAAGGACATCATGTTTTAATTAGTAAAGTATTTCAAAACAGATACAGTGCCAAGTGCACCAAATTTTGAACATTATAAAAGAGATGGTCTCCTAATTAGTAACTTCTCCCTTCTGATTGGTTGAGTTGGTTGCTCTGTGGATTCCTGTGTTGGTTGGGGTGGTGCTGCTTCAGATGACTGTGGTAGGTCTGGTTAATCTTGAGGACGTAAAGGGCATTGATTTCTATTATGCCCAACAACACGACAAATGCTGCATTTCTTACGGTGACCACCTTTGGTCATCTGGGTTTCATCCCTCCTTAGCTCCCAACTCTCcaaccttctctttttctttggtCTGCCAGGTAATTTTCTTTGAAATGGTGGGAGGACGTCTGGGCATGATGTTCTTTCCCATAAAAGGTGCCCATTCATTGGAAATATGATTGAagcatatgtttcatcataCGTGGACCTTCTAAACCAAATGGGTACATAGTCTTCTGGATCTAAATTTAAGAATCTCATTGTTGCAATAACATGGCAGCAAGGGATGCCACTAATGAGCCATTTCCTGCACGTACACTGTTTACTGTCCAGGTTGACTGCAAACTTGTTTGTAATCACTGCACAATGTCTAACTTCAAACATTTTTTCTCCAGACCAACTGCTATCAAGTAATAcatgattaaaagattaaaagttaaatatgaaGTGATGAATATCAACAATTTTATCACAGACCAAGGAACATGAATTAATACTGGGAAAGGAATGCTTACCTAGGGATCCaatttttggataaatttgatTCTTTTGTAAGTCTCTTTCTAATCTTGGGGCAGATATGAAAGTCCATATTACACATCTTGATTCTGTTGGTTGCCCATTTTTTCATGATGTAAACTCTAATTTCCTCTAGCATGGTTACAATGGGCTTTCCTCTAGCATCAACAATAATACTATTGAAAGCTTCACTCGTGTTGTTTACTAGTGTATATCAGTTACTACTCAACCTGTAAATCTAGATCTAGACCAATACCTGTTACAAAGAATAAGAAATTGTTAGGTAACTAAAAGTATATACAAGGTTGTAGTAAGGAAGAAGAAATACCTTAGGGGAATAGCAATTAGGTATTTGTAAGCTTCTACATTGACCTcttttatattcaatatttcTCTTTCCCAAGCTTGGGGGTAGGTACTAGTAGTAGCCTTCCACATCAGAGTCTTCAAGGTATGCCCTCTGaacttttttctaaaatttgcaTATAAATGTCTCATGCAAAATCTGTGCTCTGCCCCAAGTAAAAGTTCAGACATAGCTGACAGCAAACTTTGTGTGTAGGGACCAAAGTGaacagttttaaaataaaatgggGACATAAAAATACATAACTAATATTAGAAACCAATATAACAAGATATAAGAAATAGATATACCTTTTGTTGGTCAGACATAAAAGTGCATGCATCACATACTTCAGTGCCCCCAAGGTCTTCTATCAACAATTCCAAAAACCAAGACCAAGTTTCTTTGTTCTCTACTTCCACAATTGCATATGCTAGAGGTAACATCTGCTCATTAGGATCTCTACCAACAACTGTTAATAACTCCCCCTTGTAGTTTCCTTTCAGAAAACATCCATCCAAACCAATAAAGGGTCTACAAGAGACGAAGCTATTCTTGCAAGCTTTCAAACAAACATAGAACCTATGAAATGTGGTCTGACCATTTTCACTATCCACTTTAACTTTGACCGTTGATCTCGGGTTACATCTCAATAATTCATGTGCATAGTCATATATTCTTTTGAACTGATTTTTGAATGAACCTTCAACTTTGCATGATGCCATTAATTTTGCCCTACGAGCTTTAGATATTGTGACATTTGTATTCCATTTCCTCAAAGCTTTTGACCGtatttcatttatcttcaaattcggATTTTCAAGTAGTGTGGTATCTAATGTCTCACTCAACCACTTAGCATTTATCATTTTGATATTGAATTGCCTAATGCAAGTATGGGTATccaatatttttctcaattgcCATGTTCTACATCCTTCTAAATATCCACAATAAGCCATCCATGGACATATTTTTTATGCACCCAAGTATCTCACTCGTACCCTTCTATTATCATTCTTAACAAACTTCAAATTCCTCCCCGCATGGACAACATAACTTCTAACAGCCTccataaactcatttttatcACTAAACTTTGTTTCCACTTTCCACTTGTATTCTGACATATTTGTTTTGCTTAACATACGTCCCAAATGGACcacaactttgcctttcatcaACTCCATCCTCACTTCTACTTTCTTCTGGACTGTCCAATAATTCTGAGTCCCACTCATCATCAGACAACCCCCTGTCATTTGGGTTTCTCTGCCTACGTGCACTGTCATGTGTGTCTAAATCACAGTTCATTTCATTTTCACTAACTTCTACTGACACAGAGCCTTCTATGTTGTTATCTACTAGTCCTTCATCAATATTAACATCAACATCAACTagtccttcatccactttttcTTCATCAACTACTCCATGAGGAACTTCACCATGCACCACCCCTGCATCATCATCCTCACTTGAACGAAATTCTTCAATGACTACTTCTTCCTCCCCCTGCCCGTGTTGTTCAATAACaacttcctcctcctccaccccAACGTTATGTTCAACAATATCTTCCTCCTGCACATTCACTTCATCCTCCACCTGCACAACCACTTCATCCTCCACCTGCACAGGCACTTCATCATCCTGCACAGCCACTTCATTATCCTGCACAACCACTTTTTCATCCTCCACATGCACAACAACTTCATCAGCCTCCCCCTGCACCTCCACTTTATCATCCTCATTCCCACCTACATGGCTACATTCACTCTCTATACTTGCAAGACACAACAAATGAAGTTCTTCATTTAATTCACTTTGAACAATAATCTCTGGCTCCTCATCCACACCGTGGACCACAAACAAGTGAACTTCCCCTAAATACTTGGCAACATGTACCATGTTCATTGCATCTCTATCATCATACAACTTATATAGAATATCttgaatgcaataaaataaCTCAGACACTTTAATATACCCCAACTCCTTAATGGAATCTATCACTTCGAAATAACTCCATTTGTCAGGGTCAACACTCCAATAAGTGACTTCCCCACCAACATATCCAAAAGGTATATCCTTTAGCAGGGTCCCACCATGGTGGACCACAACATTAAATCTTTCCTCAGACATTCCAAATGCAAGCTACAAAATCAACTTTATGGGCATAGGACCACTATGGAAACGTAAAAAGTAACTGTTATTTACGCTAAAATAACTGCTAAACCGCATGGGAACAATAAACAATAAACCAACAATCAACAATCAaccacacacacacaattaTAATATGTTACACAACAATGCCCTAAACAGTTCGCACAATTTTTCAACACAATCTAACtttggaaaaaaaatctaacactCACATTTTGATGTGTGCATAAAATGTTACAGAGGAATGTCACAACATAGAGCTTAGTTACGAGATTACAAACGCATATTTGACTGCCAAAGATCAATGCTTCCAATTTCAACTGGACGTCACTGATGTTCTTCCCAATCTTCCTGATTTCGCTACCAAACCACGCAAGAACTTTGACTCTCAGCacccttaatttaattttgaaaacaaaaacccTAATATCTGTAATGGcaatttcaaaatgattaaaTCCACCTCACTGTGCTTAAAGGGAATCCACGTAGGCAATTAAATGTCATCTCAACACTGTTGTGCACACCTGGATTGTCtgccgttaacgatttaaactgCATTTgcaaaaaggaccaaattgaatagattttacattctttaggacaacattgaacaaaaaaaaacacatggACCAAATCGAATGCACttgacgaaaatagggaccatcAAGGATATTAAgcctaaattttttatattttttttctcaaatctacacgaaatttcttcttttccttctctgttttcttcttcttctctttctttccctcttcggcctcctccttcttcttctccttctcctccccccattctttttcttcatctaatAGGCCAACAAGTGAAAATCATGCTTCATCacacaagcaaaggaggaaaattataaatatttatgctTCACCAAGCACATGCCAACAATACAAAGGTAGAAAATCTGAAAAATGAAGTAATGTTCATGCTTCATCACACATAGGCCAAGATAAATAAAGAAGGTGAATAAAACAAACTTCAATGTCGAAAATTATATGAGAAAGTAGGTTTCTTAGTGCATCACAcaccaaaaagaaagaaaatgcaaGCTTCAAACATCAATGAAAGTCTTATAGTTGTCTAAAATCAGGTTGTCGTCGAGAACATTGTTTGCGTTTCCGTTTGCACAttatgaatgaaaaaataaaaataaaagagacccTAGtgtttttttaactcatttacGTTTGACCCATCCcattataaatttatacaaattatttacaaaaatgtcacatATATTTTACGTCTAATATTTACTGATCCCACATAAATTAGCTAAACTTATTTTATGTTAgtaaacattaaataaagttttttaagttatttacgTTTGACCCATCCCATTacaaatttatacaaattatttacaatGTCACATATATTTTACGTCTAATATTTACTGATCTCACGTAAATTAGCTAAACTTATTTTATGTTAgtaaacattaaataaagttttataacaaaaagtaaaatacaacTTTATCTTATGTGTAAGAATGCAACATAGAAAAATGaacatgaagaaaaaaaaataagaatttaatgaGAGTAGGAAAGAGATGTAACtggaaatttataaaatagaaattttgatCTATAACTTTGtccaataataacaatttttctttatgttgaatttttatttaataattttgtaaaaaaatatttttattaattataacgctaaattataatttatcacTGTAATTATTCATCTTACGTTTTATTAAAAGTgaataatagtaattaaatgatcaaatagtttatattttaatatatttcaaagaatatatattatattgattttagtttatataagagatatataaaataattccaaattattataattatgagaTAAGAGAATAATACGgaacacacacatacatatatatatatatatatatatatatatatatatatatatatatatatgggtttgctaacgcgcgtacgcctgtttttcagttgatacgttttagcaatgtgtaccgggttttagtggacaaaaatatctttatatatcatggattctaagttttaaggttaagaaaaaaaaaaaagaaacccctaaacccttactcacctctctcattcctctcaaccctttctttttcatttttttcactccaatcttttctccgTCATCCCTagtgtagccccaattgaaaaaatcaaaaatcaaaaatacTTGTCGTTAAACcatcttacaaaaaaattattttataatgagttttcatcttataatttttgtcttatctaattttatccaattttcacaagcataaaagaattggaaattgacttggaaaaaatcagaaatactggttgttaaacaatttcttacaaaaaaatgattttataatgagtttttattttatgatttttgtcttatctaattttcacaagcataatgacatcaaaggaatttgTAATTGGccttgaaaaaaatcagaaacactcattgttaaacaatttcttacaaaaaatgactttataatgagttttcattttataatttttgtcgtatataattttatctaagcataatgacatccaaaagaattggtaattggcctggaggagttatttagagatgatgattctacagatgatgaaattagagagattagtgaagatggtgaaattgaagagatcttgaatgaacctttgcctgaaggtgaatatgtcaatgactcaactctttacaaaggcaaattgtttaaaggcaaatgttttttattttttcaattggaactacagtagcgatgacagagaaaaggttggagtgaaaaagatgaaagagaaaaggttgagagaaatttttgattttttcaattggggctacagtagggatgacagagaaaagattggagtgaaaaagatgaaagagaaagggttgagaggaaacgtaccaactgaaaaacaggcgtacgcgcgttagcaaacccgtatatatatatatatatatatatatatatatatatatatatatatatatatatatatatatatatatatatatatatatatatatatatatattatattttgtaatattctGAATCATTGACAACTCAAGTTGAATTACAACGGCtcttgttttctgttttatattttgttgtttttcggTTGATGGGACTGATAAACATAATATTTGAGCGTATCGAGACATTTTTATCGCTCACATTATCTAGATCCGCAACACAATCATAGCTTCGTTGCTCTCTTCGTTTTGTCATCAAAAGCAAGTAAAAGGAAGAGCCCAAAACAGCGACGAAAAGAAACTTCGTTGCAACACTGTTGTGCGATCCAAAAGGTGAAAAGATATCAGGGATCCAGAGGAGAAGAAAATAGCCAGAAAAGATGGTTAGTGCAATAAAAGCAGCCACTGGAGATTTGGTGTTGACTTTCTTGTGGGTCTTCTTTTCCTCCATGTTGGGGTTGGTCACCGATGTCATAACAAAAGCGCTTGAAATTCATCATGCGTCCTACAATGGTTTTCATTACGCTGACTCTGTTGTCATCACTTCGCTCATCTTTATCCTCGTTACCATCTTCACCTTCATTGCCAATGCCTTGGGCGGTGCCAGCTTCAACCCCACCGGTAATGCTTCTCTCTACGCCGCTGGTGTTGGCGATGACACCCTTTTCTCAATGGCTCTCCGGTTCCCTGCTCAGGTTCGTTAGTCACGTTCAAGATTTTAAATTAGAGTAAATCACGATAGGCATTGCCTggaattttcttaaattatactCTTTCTGTATGGGGtgtttaaaacttaaaattgtgCTGTGTACTGTAAAAATGCTGACAATATAATAGTGTTTTTAAAGCAAAGGAATTGTTTATATTAGGTTTTGAAAAAGCTAGAGTGCATGTGTAATTGGAGAAAAAAATGTCATGTAATTTGCTTTTTAAATTATGGTCATTTTTGTCTGCTTTTATCATTGGAGGTTCTAAGAAGGAGCAAAACTTATATACAGTACACATAGGTACTAGTTTTAATTTGGCAAATGTTGCCATAATGGTGCATGCGTTGGGGTTTTGGAGAGCTGCAACGTTAAGGTTTGCTAGTTATGTTGAAGGTTTGAAATTGTAGTAGTTGTCACATTTCTGGAGTTAATGTGACGTTtctaatcaatataaaatattggtGAGATACTGCAGATCAGACCAGGTTTTAAATTGCAGTTACAGTCCATATTGAGGTTCTATTATTGTCATCTTCTTTAGTATTGTAGGAAATTTTGGACAAATCTGGTGGATGCGGTTACAATAGGGACTGGCCTCAAAAACTTTAATGGCCCTGTTGCAGACTTTTCTTAAAAACTTGTTGCTGACAAGTATGACTGATGCGATAAAAATTGCAGTTACAAGGTCACAATTGTGGTTGTAGACCCAAATCTTAAAACCTGTGTTATGATATGCTTCTTGTTGTgccaaaataaatttatgaaagcaTTTTTAAATTGAGTTAATTTAGTAAGTGTTTGTGGTGGTGGTGTTTCACAGGTACTGGGTTCAGTGGGTGGTGTTCTGGCTGTTATGGAGTATATGCCAGAGAAATATAGGCACTTCATTGCAGGGCCTTCTTTGAAGGTTAGCTTGCATACTGGAGCTCTAGCAGAAGGGGTGCTGACATTTGTGATCACATTTCTTGTTCTCCTCATCATGATCAGGGGTCCTCGCAGTGGCACCGCAAAGACTTTGTTGCTGGCAATCTCAACTGTGGTTTTGATCACTGTTGGTGCTAGTTACACTGGACCAGCTATGAACCCTGCCTTTGTAAGTGATTACCACTAAGTACCTCAATGGattaataatttgtatttaataatGCTTCATCTGTATGTTTTCCTCTATACCTAAACTGAACATGCTAATATGCTATTATTGAAGTATACATGTAAATCCTGACCTATCCTGACACTATTCCATGGCCAAACTCCGTTAAACTCAGTTCTActttaattgtttgattttcCCCTCAAATTAATTGTCTTGCTTTCTTTCAACCTTATTACATCTTCTGGTGCTTTTAGCTCCCTTCCATTGTATAATACCTTCATGTGAGTTTTCCTTCTTCCTgcctttttcttcattttgatCACCTCTTTCTCTATCTTACTACCAATCATCATGTTTCAGACAATTTCTCAGCTACTGTTTTACGCTCCTCCTTTCATTAATCTTTACTTGTGTTACTTTGTTTGTAACAAGCCTAGAGTTTAGTAAGTTTTATCACTACTCCAGATTTTATGAACAAGTCAACACGTGTAGTGATAGATTTCTTGAAGCAAGAAATCCAGCACTCACGCAAAAAcactctctcacacacacagcAACACTGAAAACAATCTGTATATTATTCTTGAAGACAAAGAATACAGGGTATACAGACCAAACACTTCCAAGGAAACACTTCCCCTTCACACAGGATGCAATGGTCCTGTCTAAGATACTACAAAGCAAAAACATCCCTGTCCCAAGACATCCCTGCCCCCTTATAAAGCTAACCCTTCTTGACAACCAACTTCTAACCACCCAACAGTCCCAACAGACCTACTAAACCTCAGCCTATCAGCCTATAACatcttatttcatttaatttctcTTCCTCCTGTCATACACTCTTAAAGTCCTATAATGTAGTGTATCTCAATTAATATCTATGAGTGTTTCATGTTATCTCTCTTCCTACTTACAcctaaaatcatataatatcaACAATTACTTTATTGCCTCCGCCATTTATTATCACTGATTTTCTTGGGGTGTGGTGTGCACAAGTTTTAGTATACTCTCTCATCTAAACCTTGAAGGATTCCAGATTTCTCTTATTTCTTTAATGCCTTTTTCATTACTTTCTGATTGCACCTCAAGTTTGAATGTTCCGTAGTtatatttttcagaaaaattGGGAATTGTAGAACTTAATGTTATGGTATACTGCTATATATTATGTAGTATGGTGTGTGCACTCATGCTGGAAGATTGTGTACGTAGTTTATAGTTCCCTTCTCTTTTTGTTCCTGTACTTAAATATTAGTAGCATCTGATAGGGATTTTTCCACTGAGATTTTTATACACATCAGATTTTCATATCTTTGTACTGCATTTTTCATGTTAACTGTTGTTGGACAtcttaacaattatcattttttactGAAGTTGTCTTTGATTCTTGAACGATGGGTGATAACTTATATAAAATGTTCCTGTGTGTTTTCAAGTAGAGTTCTAGATCTTAAATAAAAGATGGAGAGTGAAACtcttgaaaaaagaaaacagaatttAATATCAACTCTACCATCCGATTAGTAGCCCTTATGTATGATAAATGAGGTGATTTGAGTTAGCTTTTATGTTATCCATTGACATTGATATAAGTTATTTAGTTGAGATGCAGTAGTCAAGTTATTAAAACGTACTACACTTTACACCCTTTTGCCACTTATTACACGCTATAATACAAGGTGGAGTCAAATAATTCCCTGCAGTGAAAACACGAGATGCTTTCATGAGATTTGAACTTATTTGGAGTTACTGtgtaatgattagttcatagtTTAGTGACTTTAGttccatttttttcattttgtctgACCTTAATACACCAGTTCTTTTGTCTCTAAGGGAACTCCTCCGTTCTAGTTTGGCTCTGATGTACTTTTTCAGTCATTGGAGTTTGGTACCTATGACAATTTCTCATTCACTTTGTCCTCTTTCATTGACAAAGATGGATATGGTACTCCTGGGTTCGTAATATATGAGCCATTCCGGCACCTAAGTAATCATAAATTGATGTACTGTCAATGCTAACATATCAAGTATAAAGTGTcaaccttcttttctttttttttccttgctGGGACACTTGGATATCAGCATTCTCAATCCCCTTCATTTTCATTTGGTTGTGATTAGTTGCTCAGTAAGCATCTAATTGCTTGCAACTCCAAAACTTCCAATCATTTGACTCACTGTAATCGATACGGTCACTGTCGAAAATGTAGCTGGAATAGTTAGGCTGCCAAAGTTTGCTTAGATTTCTTTTTGACC includes these proteins:
- the LOC108344924 gene encoding aquaporin SIP1-1, with product MVSAIKAATGDLVLTFLWVFFSSMLGLVTDVITKALEIHHASYNGFHYADSVVITSLIFILVTIFTFIANALGGASFNPTGNASLYAAGVGDDTLFSMALRFPAQVLGSVGGVLAVMEYMPEKYRHFIAGPSLKVSLHTGALAEGVLTFVITFLVLLIMIRGPRSGTAKTLLLAISTVVLITVGASYTGPAMNPAFAFGWAYFEKWHDKWDHFYVYWICPFVGSILAAWLFRIVFPPPPPVEKQKKA